agggcagagttcagcaaggagacagctgtagggaaaaagctgttcctgtgtcagagcaggaagtgttgtccctgtgatgcgttgggcagttttcaccaccctctgcattGCCTtgtggtcagccactgagcagttcccataccagactgtgatgtaactggtcaggatgctctcgatcgcacaccagtagaagttcaccaggatggctgaagacagctggttcttcttcagtgtcctgaggaagaagaggcgctggtgagccttcttgaccaggctggaggtgtttgtggtccaggacaggtcctccgaaATGGTGGttccaggaacttgaagctggagacacattCAACAACCATCCGTTAGTGTGGATGGGGTCGTGCGTacctcctttcttcttcctgaagtctacaatgagctcctttgtcttgctggtgttgaggagcaggttattgtcagcgcaccatgtgggcAGGTGCTGTACCTCCTCCCTGTAGACATCTCATCATTGTCTCTGATGAggcaatcaccgtggtgtcatctgcaaacttgatgatggagttggatccatgcacaggcttgcagtcgtgggtgtaaaaggagtagaggaatgggctcagcacacagccctgtggtactccagtgttaagtgtgatcaTAAGATGTTGGACAAGGGCCGGGCCATGCAGGGCTCTATTGTTCCCTTGATTTAATTAGAAGTCCCCCTGCTCGGAATGCTTCCAAACTGCCGGGCCCATATGCACCTGAATGTCCTGCACACTCAGACTATGCCACTGGGGAGACCGATGTGTACTTTAGGTACTTTAGGTACGTTATCAGTGATCATTACACCTTAAAGCTTTCCTTGGGGAAGAATTGGACAATCCAAATGATATTAATGTACCTATCATACGTACGCTTATCCATGCATACGTTATCCAGACATTTATCCACACGTATGTTTATCAAGACACAaagtttaaaaatgcaaaaaagttcACCTCTTATCACCTAACAGTGctcatttaaatgctgtttaaatattGAATGTGGAAAGCATGTGAATTCTGAACCATTTGGCTTTCCATAGAAACACACCCTGAGCAGCTCTGACATCACTGTAGTTCAGTGAGAGACTCCGAGAAAGTGAAACTAACTTGATCAACAACATGGACGCCTGAAACCATCGAACTCTTTAAACACTGAATATTGAGTCGTTCAGAGACACTTGTGAACACATCTGATACTCACAGGTAAGTGATAGAAATATAAGAGAGATTGTCCTGAACAGGTTTCTAATGGCAGTGGTCTGGTTTAGTAGGGTTTATGTCAGACTGGAATGAGTTGAACAGAAGCAGGTTTAAGCGTGTCAAATACTCAGATACTTTAGATGTTTACTGCGCTGAAATGATATCAGAATTGTATTAACAGTATGTCATTAGATcggacaaagtttggtgtttctgtcattttgtcacgcgacataaagacaaacagataaaacaggaagtaaatgacctgcagacaaactgaacacaaacctgcttcactgcagctgaaaatcacttttacattACACAATAACTTATGATCATACACTATAGTTTGTGGAAAGATTCATCTAATTTTGGATAAggagatatatatgtatatgtttgttgGAAAATATAAAGCTTGTACTTTGTACTTCTTTAAACAGCAGGTCATAGTTCAGATTGCTCAGTAAGTTTACGAGTCTCTCACTTTGTTTCAAACGAATGATTGTGTTTCCATCACTATCAGTTCTCACATTTTAACCAGTTAAActatcatttttctttaaaaggttTAAGAGGGAAAGAACAATGGCAGAATCTTCACTAACAGCAAGAAAAACCAGGAGACGGAGTAATGAACATGATCATCCATGTAAGTCAATAACCCAGAAAACACTTTgacttttcttttataattttgaatatgtACAGTTCATGGAATGTAAAGCAGATCAAATGATTTCatcttaacaataataattattgtacatATGTATTTATGAGCTTCACATTTAGGTTTCTGATCAGCTTGTCTGGgttcattttacaataataaccagCTGACTGTACATGATCTCTTTATATTTGAGTTCTTCAGCACTCTTTGTCTCTAAACACGCTTTACATTCAACCAGCTTCatgaggtgcatcatgggattcTTCATAAACAGTATTGAAGGAGTTCACACTAATCCTAAATAATGTCTCTTTCCAGCAATGTCATCCTCCATGAGTTCACTGTCTGAGGAGATTCAGTGCTCTGTGtgtctggatgtgttcactgatccagtctcgactccatgtggacacaacttctgcaagatctgtctgaataagtgctgggacaacagccagacctgcagctgtccatactgtaacgaaacattcaagcaaagacctgatctcaagattAATACCACACTCCGAGAGCTCGTAGATCACTGTAAGAAGAAAAGTCCTGAGAAAACAACTGAAGTTCTGTGTGACATCTGTGAGGAAAGAAAGCTGAAAGCGCTGAAGTCGTGCCTGGTGTGTCAGAGCTCTTACTGTGAAACTCACCTGGAGCCTCATTTGAGAGTGACACGtttgaagaaacacaaactgatggatcctgtgagtaatctggaggactatatatgtcagaaacacgagagacctctggatctgttctgtagagatgatcagacatgtgtgtgttcaATCTGCTCTGTGAAAGACCACAAGAACCACAACACTGTTCCTATAGAAGAGGAGAGTCAAGAGAAGAAGGTAGACGTTATTATTCTGTTAAAGGACTGATATCATGAGGAAtctgattttatttcatattgtgagtttaatctgtgttatgataaatgtgtctgtgttgttctctctatagactgaactgatgaagacacagaaagacgtgcagctgatgatccagaacagaatcaagaagattcaagacatcaaacactcagcagaagtcagaaaagtgagtttaaaataatagaataaaataagtgTAAATATTTACTATTGCATCAAACTTAACAAgacataacaataacaaataaacaaacaatcaaactaaTGACAGATGACTATCAGACTAAAATATTCAGCAACAGCCAATAAACAAGAACTAAAATGTCCAGGGCTTGTTCTGCTCTCGTCCAGGGTGCAGAGTGAAGTTTAAGGGAAGTTTGAGGGATTCTGAAAACACATGTAGCCTATGtatgtgaacaaaaatgtatgagcaatagttacacagattcttctgttagcaaacactgctaataatGTGTTGCCTGTCCTGGTtgagcagagaaacacagagaaggagaaagcagTCCGTGTGGAGCTCTTCACTgatctcatccgctccattgagagacatcagactgaactgctggagatgatggaggagcagcagaaagcagcagagaaacaggagcaagagctgattgaagagctggagcaggagatcactgagctaaagatgagaaacactgagctggagcagctctcacacactgaagatcacctccacctcctacaggtcagtcaacatgatctctctgatcaatcataatgcaggatatgacatgctgaaggatttctcctctctcctgctgtagaTTCACTCATCCCTGTGCAGCTCTAGAAACACCAGGAACTGGCCTGAGATCAGTATGAAGACTCATGAGAGTCTGGAGACTCTGAGGAGAGCTCTGACTCAACTGAAGGACACTATAGATGAGAAACTCACACTAACTGGTACATCAATACACACTGATCAGATAGAAACATGATAGTGTACTCTGTTCTTTAAATATAAGCTTCAGATCGGATTGTTTTCTTGTCATGTGTCTCTACAGAGCTGAAGTGGATGCAGCAGTATGCAGGTACAGTGTGCTGTCTGCACTACACTAGTTTACATTCATACACTCACTGCTTCATTACTGCACTACAATCTGATTCAACACGGGGTtaactaaaaacatcagcatcacagaatatctgtattctctgttttctcagtggaCGTGACTCTGGATCCTGATACAGCTCATCCTAATCTCATTCTGTctgatgatggaaaacaagtgaGATGTGGAGACATTAGACAGAAACTCCCAGACAAACCAGAGAGATTTGATAGAGGTGCCTGTGTCCTGGGAAAGGAGGGATTCTCCTcagggagattttattttgaggtgcaggtgaaggaAAAGACTAAATGGACTTTAGGAGTGGCCAGAGAATCCATTAACAGGAAGGGAATATTCACACTGAGACCCAGTGATGGATACTGGAGTGTGTTTCTGTTGAATGGAGATAAATATGAAGCCTGTGATGATCCtcgtgtctctctgtctctgagagtgaagccgcagcgggtcggtgtgtttgtggattatgaggagGGTCTGGTCTCCTTTTATGATGTGGAGTCCAGCTCTCATATCTACTCTTTCACTGCTCAGTCTTTCACTGAAAAACTCTATCCATTATTTAGCCCAAGCCTTAATGATGGAGGTAAAAACTCAAGTCCACTGATCATCACACctgtcagttataataaatgaatttactCAGTTATCaaatgaaagattaaaataatgcatttataattaaaaatctggaaacattatgtgctgctatttttttatcatttgctttagttttttttaatctaaaagatTGTAtcacatatttttaatgtaaatataatgttttttgttcaacTTTTCATAAATATTCCTGAAATTTTTCTCCCTGACAAAGTGAAATTGCCAAAACAACAAAACTCTGATAATGTCTGTAGAACTGAGATGCTGTGATCTTTCTGTTATAAGGAGTGAGACAGCAGaacacaatacacaataaatatcacataacaTCACAAACGAAggtcataaaacatttatttcatattattatactcaatattttcatattatcCTATAGCTTTTGTTTACCACAtgtaaatctgaaaataattAGGAAAAATCCATTGTCAATGTTTACCACGTGTTTTACACGAATTTGGGCTTCTTTTTTTGTTAAGTCGTGTTAAAAAAATCATTGGTTATGGTTTTgcgattatttaaaaaaaaacatggaaaacctGAGAATCAACttcgtttttatttacatttctggtCACTGTTTTTGGAGGTATTTAGAGGACACAAATGTCAGtgtcaaaaaaaactttcattaaaaattggAAGTTTTGAAGCACAGAAATAAGTCCGGCCTCATTTAAAGGACAAACTTTGGCAGTTCATtgttgagctgaaaaaaaaaaagttaaagtgaaacagaaatgttATAGAGTTTTTAGttcatgacaacatttttataatagaaaatattttataaaacatgttaaaattaTCTTAAACTGATATCTTCAAAAGCTTTCAGGATTTGTTTAGGTGCAGTTCCTAACATTTTCCATTAGATGTCAGCAAAGCTCAAGActattttttgtcatattaatGAATTGATTAATGGTTGTGGAGTAATTAAATGCACAATGTCtattacaataacacacacagtgtatgtaatgtgtgtgtgtacactatatatatgtatacacacgtgCACAAACTCAGACTTACCTCATTTATCATATAAAGTCCAGCACAGCAGGATCATCATGTAACAGGTTCGGCAAGGCTAGGATTTCTCAGaagataataaaagaaaaaaagtatatttcagttatttcaatgtcaaataaataaatacttacatcTTGCTGCTCTGTGAACCCTTCGAGATTTTAAGAGAACTCATGTAAGTTATACTGGATGCTCTGAGGAGagaaaattgttattgttttttttttaagtattacttGAAAATTAGACTAATATCTTACTAGATAACCTCAGTTACATGTAACATGGATGtgtaactattaaaaaataaaagaagagagTTCTTTTACTAAcattatgtaaatttaaaaaaaaaaaaaaacgttcctgACTTAATGTTTCTGGAACAGTCTTATAATGTTTTCATAGTTTAAATACATTGTCGTACTCGTATCATTGAGAGAAAACTTtctcataacaacgttcttgtaacatCTTTATGCTGTTATTTCATAATGTTGAACAAATACATTCTTAAAACAGCATTATTGGAATGCCTTCATTTCAGAAGTGATGTGAACAGAAATGACGAGTGTGACCTGTCCCTGTCCCAGACAGCATGTAGTAATCGGCCTGAGTTCGGCTGGCTCTCGGCTCAGACTCGGCATCAGTGAGTGTTATCGGGGCcaagtgtgagagtgtgagcCACAGCTCGCTCTCGCTTGTGTTTGTGATGCGGCTGTAAAGCACTGGTCCTGTGTACCGTAACCGGCTCGAGTCTGGCTGTAGAGTCCGGGACACTTCTGGAGATGACTCGGCTCGGTTCAGTCATAGATGGGTACATTAATATagcaataaataacataaaactgttttaaacttgACTTAAGACCTTTACAGTATCTTATATCGTTAATTACATGTCTAATGTTGtgaatttttcaaaaacaaattatctgcgataaaatgtaaaaaataaataaagggtttgtttgtatttttagctTCCACATtcttatttttgtaaatgcagtTGCAATAAGAAAACATTGTTTTCCACTCCATATTTCTTAAAGTATGTAAGAGTGAAGATTTGTTTAAGTGGGTCGTTGTTTTCAAATCACCTCAACTAAATGCATGAGCTAGTTTCAGCTATTTTTATGATGAGAATGTATTGTAGTCTACTTCTCTTCTTGCTCTCAACGGAGGCGGATGCATTTCTTCCCTCTCTTCCCTGCTTCGCCTGCTCTCTTGTCTCGtcaaggctgcccgtcatgattgaagcagtgggcagagcggtcagcaccgagactgagactattaaccaCAATATGGAGACCATCCCTCGCCTTCGCCGCTTTGTTCGCTTGCTCTCtttcctaatgttatgctgtatctATTCCCTTTTACTACTGTATTTCGTTGCCTTGTtcccacatgtgcaatgacaacaAAATTGAATCGACTCTAATCTAATCTAGTTATATATGCATCAGTTTGTCTGAGATCATCTGCAATATCTCTGTCCTTCTTTTACAGATGCTAAATATAAGCAGACTATGCGTGTACAGATTCTCATCTGactacaacacaaacacagcatCACAGTTCATCACTTAGTACTTCACTGGGGACGTAAAGACACACAGGAGTAACTGATTATTTCTCTTAACATGCTacacatttcttttaatatttctatgttttgtAGTAACCAATAGAAGCTGAAGGAATGACAGACGTTACTCAGACATCTGTGAACACTGAGCAGTGGTTTGAGTCCGAGACAGTGAAATCATCTTTATTATACTTCTAACTGAACTAACAGCGAGCATTAGAGACAACGAGAAACTACGTTCAAGTAAAATGTTTGCATTGACCATTTCACCATGTTATTTTCTGCAGTAACTGTGGGGAATATTAACTGTCTGTCAAATAACAGGTACATTGCTacaacatgaaattaatgtagTTCACAATGATGCATTACATTAGACCTTTACTAATAGATACGTGTAAATTATTTGCTCTTTACAGGTGCAGaaataaaagctcccaaacaaagaTGTCACCGGATAAAGATGTGGAAAGACATGTTACACCACTGTAACCATAAATCCTGAGCGATTTGAAAATGGACAAAAACCGAGGAAAAGTACCCATtacttcactcaaaaatgaatgaaaaggtaatagtaatagtaaatgattcgttaaataaataaaagaataaaatggttttcattttaaaacactgcCAATTACTAATGTGTTGTTCAAAACAGTAAGTTTTGGTGTATCTTTACAATTAgtagttaacattagtaaattttgattaacattaaataacaatgagcaatatattTGTTACAATTTGCATTAATCTTTGATACTGTTAAAAAACTGTtctttgttagttcatgttaactctGATCCATTAAATAATGTCAACAGGCAGATGGGATATTTATCTTCTGAGTCAATGTTGACAAATGTCCCATCACCTCAGTGTACgtgcctttagagagaaatgcatctttaggattaaataatgaaagagtttttgttttcgattggaattatttcgttttaaaatagtaatttaaaacgCAAAAAGCATTCTAAAGTAACTGTTTGCAATATTGACGAAAAAATAATCTCTGGGATTTCTTGGATTATATCAATAACGATAATCAGACAgtattttgctgagtgtgttattgtgctgatatcttatttCTAATTGTACTCACAGCTGACTCCTGAATttgctatttttacatttacgccattttttttctaaaagtgtagtAGTAGAGTACTAAATAATCTATccaagtaaaagaaaagaaattaacaACAAAAGCTTTCCTCAACTCCCTCACTAACCAAAAACAGGGATAAACTTGAGTACAAAATAAAATGGCACCCTCTCCCTACAGCTTCCAATACGAAccataaatcaaataaagtgaATTATAATACCTCTTAATaccttaacaaaaataaaaatagaaaaaaatgtgatACACTCTGTGGCTTCAACACACCACTTGTGCACAGGAATACAATTCACTTTCAGTTCTGATCACTTAACAACTATTTTAACTTTACAAGAAACACAATGCAGGTCTGGAGCAGGGGAGAAGTGAGCCTCTCCCAAGCAGTGTTCCCTCTGCTCTTTTGTAGCAGCACGTCTGCAGCACACACTTGGATGAGTACCACCTGTGGGCAATTTGAACTGCCTATCAATCAGAGAGCGATAGACAgtgagagagaacacacacaggATACATAACCACACCCCAAAGGGTGGGGAAAACATACCTCAACAATTAAAACATACATCCTAGAGATGTTACatttgcaatgcagagaaaacagaagctgcatctgaagtgccatttagatgttttataCACTGTTAAATGCAGCTCTGTGGGACATGGGGTATTTTAAGCTGCAGTTACTAATGAATCaacaatgttttgatattttaaacataaaacattgaaaactgatgtttgaaaatatttaaaaaatgaccttaaatgtgaaattaaaaccgccagtaggttgctgagagtcactgttaataagtgagtcattgcaaTTCAACCGAATCATTGATAAGCTTGATTCcttcaggaacgaaacactgtcgtgttgctcagagatgcaaaacagtgGCGGTTTTTggaattattttagtttttagaaaTAGAGCAATATGTGAATATGTTGCAATTTTTTCCACCTTttaaactattgtgaatttacattctgcgtttaaattgattttaacgaTTGATTTTAGcacttaagagcgttttctaagAGTAATTTTACGATTATTCGTTATTGTTTCGTTTCCCAacaatgcacttaacacagtcgcacgtagctgtgctttaagtgctgcttATGAGTCGCTGTCCgcttgtcaagtgctgaaatgtcacttTATAGAAGGACTCTTCATTGTAGTACATGATTGTTTATTGAAGTTAACCCAAtactgcgttccagacagacaacttggatataataactataatacaatacaatattatattatattatagtgtataatattatactttacattagAGCCTGCGCGGGAGGGATTTTTCCGTCCCGCTCCcgcaaaaatatgttatttccTCCCGCTCCCGCCCGCAAAA
This sequence is a window from Carassius auratus strain Wakin unplaced genomic scaffold, ASM336829v1 scaf_tig00217012, whole genome shotgun sequence. Protein-coding genes within it:
- the LOC113099690 gene encoding E3 ubiquitin-protein ligase TRIM39-like isoform X2, with protein sequence MAESSLTARKTRRRSNEHDHPSMSSSMSSLSEEIQCSVCLDVFTDPVSTPCGHNFCKICLNKCWDNSQTCSCPYCNETFKQRPDLKINTTLRELVDHCKKKSPEKTTEVLCDICEERKLKALKSCLVCQSSYCETHLEPHLRVTRLKKHKLMDPVSNLEDYICQKHERPLDLFCRDDQTCVCSICSVKDHKNHNTVPIEEESQEKKTELMKTQKDVQLMIQNRIKKIQDIKHSAEVRKRNTEKEKAVRVELFTDLIRSIERHQTELLEMMEEQQKAAEKQEQELIEELEQEITELKMRNTELEQLSHTEDHLHLLQIHSSLCSSRNTRNWPEISMKTHESLETLRRALTQLKDTIDEKLTLTELKWMQQYAVDVTLDPDTAHPNLILSDDGKQVRCGDIRQKLPDKPERFDRGACVLGKEGFSSGRFYFEVQVKEKTKWTLGVARESINRKGIFTLRPSDGYWSVFLLNGDKYEACDDPRVSLSLRVKPQRVGVFVDYEEGLVSFYDVESSSHIYSFTAQSFTEKLYPLFSPSLNDGGKNSSPLIITPVSYNK
- the LOC113099690 gene encoding E3 ubiquitin-protein ligase TRIM39-like isoform X1, translating into MAESSLTARKTRRRSNEHDHPSMSSSMSSLSEEIQCSVCLDVFTDPVSTPCGHNFCKICLNKCWDNSQTCSCPYCNETFKQRPDLKINTTLRELVDHCKKKSPEKTTEVLCDICEERKLKALKSCLVCQSSYCETHLEPHLRVTRLKKHKLMDPVSNLEDYICQKHERPLDLFCRDDQTCVCSICSVKDHKNHNTVPIEEESQEKKTELMKTQKDVQLMIQNRIKKIQDIKHSAEVRKRNTEKEKAVRVELFTDLIRSIERHQTELLEMMEEQQKAAEKQEQELIEELEQEITELKMRNTELEQLSHTEDHLHLLQIHSSLCSSRNTRNWPEISMKTHESLETLRRALTQLKDTIDEKLTLTVSTELKWMQQYAVDVTLDPDTAHPNLILSDDGKQVRCGDIRQKLPDKPERFDRGACVLGKEGFSSGRFYFEVQVKEKTKWTLGVARESINRKGIFTLRPSDGYWSVFLLNGDKYEACDDPRVSLSLRVKPQRVGVFVDYEEGLVSFYDVESSSHIYSFTAQSFTEKLYPLFSPSLNDGGKNSSPLIITPVSYNK